DNA from Anser cygnoides isolate HZ-2024a breed goose chromosome 32, Taihu_goose_T2T_genome, whole genome shotgun sequence:
CTCCTCCTTCACGCCCATGCAAACCCAGCCCACCTCCAGAAACAGATAAAAGAGAGCATCTGCTGCCCTCGAGTCAGAGGGACTTACTTCCCTTCTCTTTGCACTCACCTCCTTGCAGCCCAACCCCATtgatctttcttctcttcttgaCTTTGACACCACTTGGAAGAAGCAGCCATGTCTCGGCAGTCTGTCTGCAGAAGCTTTGGAGGAGGGAGTAGAAGGGGCTACAGCTCTTGCTCTGCCATCGGTGGTGGCTTTGGAGGAGGTGGcggcagaagcagaagcagctaCAGCTCATTCTCTATGTCCAGGGGATACGGAGGTGGTGGACGTTGTGGAGGGTTTGGCAGCAGGAGCCTCCACAACATGGGTGGCAGCGGAAGGATTGCCATGGGAGGATGCTACGGTGGCGGAGGCTATGGAGGCAGAATGGGTGGCTTCGGTGGAGGCTATGGAGGAGGACTAGGCAGCTACGGAGGAGGAATGGGTGGCTTTGGAGGAATGGGTGGTGGAGGAATGGGCGGTGGTGGAATGGGCGGTGGAGGAATGGGCGGCTTTGGTGGAGGCATGGGTGGTTATGGTGGAGGAATGGGTGGTGGAGGAATGGGTGGCTTTGGTGGCCCAGGCTTTGGCATGCACGGCTTTGGTGGCCCTGGCAGAGGCGGCCCTGGCATCCAGCCGGTGCAGGTCGACTCAAGTCTCCTGCAGCCAGTCCATGTTGAGATTGACCCCCAGATCCAGCAAGTCAAAAACCAGGAGAAGGAGCAGATCAAGACTCTTAACAATCAGTTTGCTTCCTTCATTGACAAGGTGAGAGGGTGGGATTGTGACTAATAAGGGTCAACTTTTGGAGGAGCTGTCAAGTTCTGCagaaattttctcctttttgagcTAAGCATCAGTAGGCTGAGAAACTTGAGAAGAGCCTTGCTCTTAAGTACTGCTAGGGAAAAGATGAGAATCTCTCTTCCACATGAGATCAAAGCTATATCTTCAGGGCTTTACTCCAGCCTGTTGCACCAGGTTCAGCTAATAGGTTATTCCTGCAAACAGGATAAACGCCTCCAAACATTTTCTGGTTTCATGCACAAATTTTCACTTCTgcaccttttcctttccaaatacCTTCCAGTTTATATATTCACcaatgtagtttttttttcttttttctttttttttttttccaagtatcCAGGGTTTTAGTTTAGACTAGAAATCTAAACTTTGTAGGGTACCTGCCGTGGGAGAGTATTGCAGCTAGTGCTACATTTAAAAGCTCCTTTGATTTGAATATGACTTAGaactttcctccctttcttgACCTCACAATGTAGTCAAAAACAgagcttttaaacaaaatgttagCTAGCTCTCGTGTCATCATGCCAAGAAGAACTGGTGCCCTTTTCACAAAGTGGACGGGGTGccctgtctgctgctgctgctccacatCTGACGGTGGATGCTCCATGTGTTGGCTTTCAGGTGCGCTTCCTGGAGCAACAGAACAAGGTGCTCTCCACCAAGTGGGAGCTCCTACAGCAGCAAGGGCCCTCAGGGCCGAGGAAGAACCTGGATGTCCTCTTTGAGAATTACATCCAGAACCTGAAAAGGCAGCTGGACTCGATCCTGGCACAGAGGGGGCAGCTGGAATCAGAGCTGCAGAACATGCAGCAGTACGTTGAGGATTACAAAACCAAGTAAGTGCAGTGCCGGAGTAACACAGAAAGCAGCTCAAGCAGCAGACAGCGATGGTAATCTTTATTTCACAGATCATCTTTCTTTACATGTGCACTTTTTATGGCAATTATGGACAAAGTTAGgtcaatttaaatatttattctgtttgtatgtgtgtgtgtgtatgtgtttgttttgtttagcatTGCCTTAGGCAGGAAAATTCAGGAAACTCAGCTTATATTTTTACTCTCCATAGGTATGAGGAAGAGATCAACAGGCGCACAGCGGCCGAGAATGAGTTTGTGGTGCTCAAGAAGGTGAGTCACAGGCACTACAAAATGATTGCTCAAATATCAGGCTTTGTCTGTGCTTTGAGGGGATTCCCTCTTGGATCAGAAAACCAACGGAGATTGTAGGATCTGAGGGCGGCCCTTGGAAGCCTCTTACTTTTTCTTGCATGGCTGAACGGCACTGTCACAGCTGTTGCCTTCAGCACTGACCAACTTCTGTGGTCCTGAAGGATTtccaagagaaaatgaaaccaCTCTGTGATCTCTCCTGCAGGATGTGGACACTGCCTACATGACCAAAGTGGAGCTGGAAGCCAAGGTGGGAGCTCTGACCGACGAGATCAACTTCCTGAGGTGCATCTATGAGGAGGTAAGAGCCTGTCCGAGCTGCAGCGAGGTGCGGGGTGAGTCCAGGCACCGAGGGCAGGCGGGGTGCCCGTGGGGCCTGGGAGAATCTCTGGGGCTGCCGGAACGGCTGCTCTGCGCTGCCCTCCTCTCCTGCCACGCCGAGGCTGACTCCTGTGCTGGTTGCAGGAGCTGGCTCAGATGCAGACGATCAGCCGGGACTTGTCTGTGGTGGTGTCGATGGACAACAACCGCCACTTGGACCTGGACAGCATCATCGAGGAGGTCAGGCGCCAGTACGAGCAGATCgctcagagcagcagagctgaagcTGAGGCTTGGTACCAGAGCCAGGTGAGCTGGGAAGCACTTGAAGGAGCTGGGGTGGTGGTTTGAGTTTGCAGATGAATTGTGACAAAGTGACAGATGTCTTTAAGCTAACAGTGCTGGAAGAAGTCTCAAAAGGAAGGGTGTTGCAGCCGAGGGGTCTGGCTCCCTCTTTCCAACAAGTCCAGAATCTCACTCTAGCACATTGTCTTAATAAACAACATCCATTAGCTGGAAACTACCAGGACAGAGTAGCTATACAGAAACCAAAGGACACTTGTTTGTCTAAGATCTTTCTCCAAAGTCAGAAATGTAGGAAACAATGATAATTGTGTCTTAGAACCATCTTTCACATGGAGCTGGGCATCTGCCTTCTAGGGACCACTGTGATGGGTGCTCTTAGCAGCATGTGAGCTAGGGAAGTTGACAATCTAGTCTAGGCATCAGGAATGTTTCACTGAAGGGCTGCTTTGTCTCCCTGCCATCAGTACGAacagctgcagagcactgctggAATGCACGGGGACAGCCTGCGCAACACCAAGATCGAGATCCAGGAGCTGACCAGGAACATCCAGAGGCTGCGGGCTGAAATTGAGAACGTGAAGAAGCAGGTAGGGGTTGTTTGGTGTCTCGCTGGATACCGTCTGGGTCACAAATTGTATTGTGTGgggcaaaaacattttcttcaactATTGCTGTTGCCTTCATggtgttgcctttttttctccacttggAGCTTGGGGGCAGATGTAGGTGACAAAATATGACCTGAGAATTTGCTCTTCTTCTTGATCAgaaccagcagctgcaggcagctatTGCTGAGGCCGAGGAGCGGGGTGAGATGGCTCTGAAGGATGCCAGGTTGAAactggaggagctggaaagtGCCCTGAGCAAAGACAAGGAGGAGCTGGCTCGCCTGTTGAAGGAGTACCAGGAGCTGCTGAACATCAAGATTGCCCTGGATGTGGAGATTGCCATGTACAggaagctgctggagggagaggagaacagGTAAAACATTCCACCTCCATTCCAGGGGGATGTTACAACCTGAGCTGGACCCCATTAGATTTGATGTCACAGTGTAAGCTCAAAGCAGCTTTTCGGATTAAAATGGGTAGATATGTCTATTTGTACTCTGCATTACATTTCGGGTTCTCAGGATTGTCAGTTGACAATCCTGGTGATATAAACACCATTTTGATTCTAACACATGCAAATTTCATAATGAACCTGAAGTTTGGAAGAACCTCATTGCAAGGAGGGATTATCACTATCTTCCCTACCCAAATATTTTAGTGATACTGGGGTTCCCCATAGggttgaaatggaaaaaatcagccaaaaaataaaaaagcacttaCGCCTATGGTTACATAATGAAAATTAACTTCTCAGTATATAAGATGTCTCTTTTGTTAGGCTACTAAAAtttactattttcctttttcaggctTTGCAATGACGGCATGTCCAACGTGAATGTCTGTAAGTATCCTCAGGTGTTTCCTTGTGGAGTAGCAGTGGGCTGTGTATTTTGGAGAGGCAACCTGCCACGGCCCATGCATAACCTGTGCTTGTCTTCCAGCTGTAGTAGGCAGGACCACCATCTCTGGAGGCCGAGGAGGCATG
Protein-coding regions in this window:
- the LOC125181399 gene encoding keratin, type II cytoskeletal 6C-like, which encodes MSRQSVCRSFGGGSRRGYSSCSAIGGGFGGGGGRSRSSYSSFSMSRGYGGGGRCGGFGSRSLHNMGGSGRIAMGGCYGGGGYGGRMGGFGGGYGGGLGSYGGGMGGFGGMGGGGMGGGGMGGGGMGGFGGGMGGYGGGMGGGGMGGFGGPGFGMHGFGGPGRGGPGIQPVQVDSSLLQPVHVEIDPQIQQVKNQEKEQIKTLNNQFASFIDKVRFLEQQNKVLSTKWELLQQQGPSGPRKNLDVLFENYIQNLKRQLDSILAQRGQLESELQNMQQYVEDYKTKYEEEINRRTAAENEFVVLKKDVDTAYMTKVELEAKVGALTDEINFLRCIYEEELAQMQTISRDLSVVVSMDNNRHLDLDSIIEEVRRQYEQIAQSSRAEAEAWYQSQYEQLQSTAGMHGDSLRNTKIEIQELTRNIQRLRAEIENVKKQNQQLQAAIAEAEERGEMALKDARLKLEELESALSKDKEELARLLKEYQELLNIKIALDVEIAMYRKLLEGEENRLCNDGMSNVNVSVVGRTTISGGRGGMGGGFGGSGMGGGFGGSSMGGGFGGSGMGGGFGGSGMGGGMGGGVCGVGGGFGGGSSGGSCGMGGGMYSGGFSSGSGRMCVSGGGNFSSGGGSSSVRRCVTTTSVKSSGVRF